The Streptococcus viridans genome includes a window with the following:
- a CDS encoding ABC transporter ATP-binding protein, protein MKKPIIEFRNVSKVFEDSDTVVLKDINFELEEGKFYTLLGASGSGKSTILNIIAGLLDASTGDVLLDGVRINDVPTNKRDVHTVFQSYALFPHMNVFENVAFPLRLKKIDKAEIEKRVTEVLKMVQLGGFEKRSIQKLSGGQRQRVAIARAIINEPRVVLLDEPLSALDLKLRTDMQYELRELQQRLGITFVFVTHDQEEALAMSDWIFVMNEGEIVQSGTPVDIYDEPINHFVATFIGESNILPGIMIEDYLVEFNGKRFESVDGGMRPNEPVEVVIRPEDLQITLPEEGKLQVKVDTQLFRGVHYEIIAYDELGNEWMIHSTRKAIVGEEIGLDFEPEDIHVMRLNETEEEFDARIEEYVEVEEQEAGLINAIEEERDEENNL, encoded by the coding sequence TTGAAAAAACCAATTATTGAGTTTAGAAATGTCTCAAAAGTATTTGAAGACAGCGATACAGTGGTTCTCAAAGATATCAACTTTGAGTTGGAAGAAGGGAAATTCTATACCCTCCTCGGTGCTTCAGGATCTGGTAAATCAACGATTCTGAATATCATTGCCGGTTTGTTAGACGCTTCAACAGGGGATGTCCTCTTGGATGGTGTTCGGATCAATGATGTGCCGACTAACAAACGGGATGTCCATACCGTCTTCCAATCCTATGCCCTTTTCCCACACATGAATGTGTTTGAGAATGTTGCCTTCCCCCTTCGTTTGAAGAAGATAGACAAGGCTGAAATCGAGAAACGAGTGACTGAAGTCCTCAAGATGGTGCAATTGGGAGGCTTTGAGAAACGTTCCATCCAGAAACTTTCTGGTGGACAACGCCAGCGGGTAGCCATTGCACGGGCTATTATCAATGAACCGCGAGTAGTCCTCTTGGATGAGCCCTTGTCTGCCCTTGACTTGAAGTTGCGGACAGACATGCAGTATGAGCTTCGTGAATTGCAACAACGCTTGGGTATTACCTTTGTTTTTGTAACCCATGACCAGGAAGAAGCGCTAGCGATGAGTGACTGGATCTTCGTTATGAACGAAGGAGAAATCGTCCAGTCAGGGACACCAGTTGATATCTACGATGAGCCCATCAACCATTTTGTTGCGACCTTTATCGGTGAATCCAACATCCTTCCAGGAATTATGATCGAAGACTACCTAGTAGAATTCAACGGCAAACGCTTTGAGTCGGTCGATGGTGGGATGAGGCCAAACGAACCGGTCGAAGTCGTGATTCGTCCCGAAGACTTGCAGATTACACTGCCTGAAGAAGGTAAGCTCCAGGTGAAGGTGGATACGCAACTTTTCCGTGGCGTTCACTATGAAATCATTGCTTATGATGAATTGGGCAATGAGTGGATGATTCACTCGACGCGTAAGGCTATCGTGGGTGAAGAAATCGGTCTGGACTTTGAGCCTGAAGACATCCACGTCATGCGTCTCAATGAAACGGAAGAAGAGTTTGATGCTCGGATCGAAGAATACGTAGAAGTGGAAGAGCAAGAAGCTGGATTGATCAATGCCATCGAGGAGGAAAGAGATGAAGAAAACAACCTCTAA
- the murB gene encoding UDP-N-acetylmuramate dehydrogenase, translating into MEIVKQIKEELAGIEILFNEPLKQYTYTKVGGAADYLAFPRNQYELKRIVTFANAQEIPWMVLGNSSNIIVRDSGIEGFVIMFDHFHDIRVNGYVIEAEAGAKLIDVTHVARYHSLTGFEFACGIPGSIGGAVYMNAGAYGGEIAHILQSCKVLTPEGEIKTLTAEELAFGYRHSNIQETGDVVIAAKFALAPGNYDQINQEMARLTHLRELKQPLEYPSCGSVFKRPVGHFAGQLISEAGLKGHRIGGVEVSEKHAGFMINVDHGTAKDYEDLITHVIATVEKSAGVTLEREVRIIGKD; encoded by the coding sequence ATGGAAATCGTAAAGCAAATCAAAGAGGAATTGGCTGGTATTGAGATTTTGTTCAATGAGCCACTCAAACAATACACCTATACCAAGGTTGGAGGGGCGGCAGATTATTTAGCCTTTCCTCGTAATCAATATGAATTAAAACGAATTGTTACCTTTGCAAATGCCCAGGAAATCCCTTGGATGGTCTTGGGGAATTCTTCCAATATTATCGTCCGTGACAGTGGGATTGAAGGCTTTGTGATCATGTTTGATCATTTTCATGATATCCGGGTCAATGGGTATGTGATTGAAGCAGAGGCAGGTGCTAAGCTGATCGATGTGACTCATGTAGCCCGCTACCATAGCTTAACAGGTTTTGAATTTGCTTGTGGGATTCCAGGTAGCATCGGTGGAGCTGTCTATATGAATGCTGGCGCCTATGGTGGTGAGATTGCTCACATTCTCCAATCGTGTAAGGTCTTGACTCCAGAAGGAGAAATTAAAACCTTAACAGCAGAAGAATTAGCCTTTGGCTATCGTCATTCCAATATCCAAGAGACAGGAGATGTGGTGATTGCTGCTAAGTTTGCCCTAGCGCCAGGCAACTATGATCAGATCAATCAAGAAATGGCTCGCTTGACTCATTTGCGTGAGCTTAAGCAACCACTTGAGTATCCATCTTGTGGTTCGGTCTTTAAACGGCCAGTGGGTCACTTTGCTGGACAATTGATTAGTGAAGCTGGATTAAAGGGACACCGGATTGGTGGTGTAGAGGTTTCTGAAAAGCATGCTGGCTTTATGATTAATGTCGATCATGGTACTGCCAAAGATTATGAAGACTTAATCACTCATGTCATCGCGACAGTTGAAAAATCAGCTGGTGTGACCTTGGAGCGCGAAGTCCGTATTATTGGGAAAGATTAA